CAGCGAGCCGAGCCCGAGCGCGGCGATCTCGGCCCCTCTGAGCGCCGCGGCCCACATCGCCTCGGCCGACTCGTCGCGTCTCCGGCACGCCATGGCCGCCACCTTGGCCGCGCCGACGAACGCCCCCACGGCCGCCGCGGCCTCGACGTGGTCCAGCTCGCCCTCGTAGGCGCGCTCGACGGCCTCGACCAGCTCCATCTGGACGTCGAAGAGCAGGTGCAGGGCCCGGGCCTGCAGCGCGGGGACGGACATGATCAGCCGGTTGCGGGCCGGCAGCAGCCTCATGGCGAGCCGCGCGTCCTCCAGGGCGTCGTTATCCTCCTCGTCCTGCGGGCCGCGCGGGCCGCGGAAGATCGCTTCGGCGACGCGGCGCAGCAGGTCGACCACGGGCTCGCCGGGCGCGCGGTCCGCGATGATCGCGAGCGCGCGGTCGCTCCGCGCCCGGGTGTCGAAGAAGATCACGTCTTCCTTGCTCGCGAAGTAGCTGAAGAACGTGCGCGTCGAGACCTCGGCGGCGGCGGCGATCTCGGCCACCGTCGTCTCCTCGAAGCCCTTGCGCTCGAAGAGCCGCACCGCCGTCTCCACCAGCGTGTGACGCGTGCGCAGCTTCTTGCGCTCTCTCAGCCCTGGACCGTTCATACGCGAATTTTACTGCATGCACTGCTTCTTTTCATCCGTTGCAATTTCGGAGGATGTACTGTTTTCTTAGGACCTGCAGGCGTGTCAAGTCTGGACGGACTTCCAGTCAAGGAGCGTGTCATGACCAACGCGATGCACGAGCCGGTCACCTTTCCCGTGACGCGTGAGCACCCCCTCGATCCCCCCCAGGACTTCACCCGGTGGCGCGAGGACGCCCCCCTCCGCCCCATGCTCTTCGCCGACGGCCACGTCGGCTGGCTCGCCACCGGGTACGCCGCCTCCCGCGCGGTGCTCGCCGATCCGCGGTTCAGCAACGACGTCCAGGTGACGCACCCGCCGATCCCGCAGCGCATCCGGCAGCAGACCCTCGCCAAGTTCCCCGGGTTCTTCCTGCGCGAGGACCCCCCGGAGCACACCCGGTTCCGCCGCCTGCTCACCGGGCAGTTCACCGTGCGCCGCATGCGGCTGCTGGAGCCCCGGATCGAGAAGATCACCTCCGACCGGCTGGACGCCATGGAGCGCGAGGGCTCGCCGGTGGACCTGGTGCAGAGCTTCGCGCTGCCGATCCCGTCCCTGGTGATCTGCGAGCTGCTCGGCGTCCCCTACTCCGACCACGACCGGTTCCAGCGCGACTCCTCCGCACTGCTGAACCTGGACAACTCCATCGAGCGGGCGCGTGAGGCCATGGAGAGCCTGCTGGACTACGTCAGAGGGCTCGTGGCGCGCAAGCGGGAGGAGCCCGGCGACGACCTGATCAGTGGTCTCATCGCCACCGGAAAGCTCACCGACGTCGAGATCACCGGCGCCTCGGTGCTCATGCTCGTGGCCGGCCACGAGACCACGGCCAACATGCTCGCGCTCGGCACCTACACTTTGCTGCGCAACCCCGCCCAGCTCGCCGCCCTGCGCGCGGACCCGTCACTGGCCGAGCCCGCCGTCGAGGAGCTGCTGCGCTACCTCACCATCGTCCACCTCGGCCCGGTCAGGACCGCCACCGAGGACGTCGAGATCGAAGGGCGGACGATCAGGGCCGGCCAGTCGGTGACGGTGTCCCTCTCCGCCGCCAACCGCGACCCCGGGCGCTTCGGGGATCCCGACAGCCTGGACATCACACGACAGGCCACCGGGCACCTCGCGTTCGGGCACGGAATACACCAATGCCTCGGACAGCAACTCGCCCGGATCGAGATGCGCATCGGCTACCCTGCACTGCTGGGGCGCTTTCCCGGCCTGCGCCTCGCGACTCCCGGCGAGGAGGTCGCGATGCGGTCCAACATGGCCATTTACGGAGTTCACCGCTTGCCGGTCGCTTGGTAGGAGGTAGCCCTCATGCGGATCAAAGCCGACACCGAAGTCTGCATCGGCGCGGGCATGTGCGTGTTCACGGCGGGTGACGTCTTCGACCAGGACGAGGACGAGGGCACCGTCGTGGTGCTCCTGCCCGAGCCGCCGCCCGACAGGCACGCGGCGGTCCGGCGCGCCGTGCAGGTCTGCCCGTCCGGCGCCCTGTCGATCTCGGAGAACGCGTGAGGTCCGCGC
The Sphaerisporangium krabiense genome window above contains:
- a CDS encoding TetR family transcriptional regulator, giving the protein MNGPGLRERKKLRTRHTLVETAVRLFERKGFEETTVAEIAAAAEVSTRTFFSYFASKEDVIFFDTRARSDRALAIIADRAPGEPVVDLLRRVAEAIFRGPRGPQDEEDNDALEDARLAMRLLPARNRLIMSVPALQARALHLLFDVQMELVEAVERAYEGELDHVEAAAAVGAFVGAAKVAAMACRRRDESAEAMWAAALRGAEIAALGLGSLGGAGRA
- a CDS encoding cytochrome P450; protein product: MTNAMHEPVTFPVTREHPLDPPQDFTRWREDAPLRPMLFADGHVGWLATGYAASRAVLADPRFSNDVQVTHPPIPQRIRQQTLAKFPGFFLREDPPEHTRFRRLLTGQFTVRRMRLLEPRIEKITSDRLDAMEREGSPVDLVQSFALPIPSLVICELLGVPYSDHDRFQRDSSALLNLDNSIERAREAMESLLDYVRGLVARKREEPGDDLISGLIATGKLTDVEITGASVLMLVAGHETTANMLALGTYTLLRNPAQLAALRADPSLAEPAVEELLRYLTIVHLGPVRTATEDVEIEGRTIRAGQSVTVSLSAANRDPGRFGDPDSLDITRQATGHLAFGHGIHQCLGQQLARIEMRIGYPALLGRFPGLRLATPGEEVAMRSNMAIYGVHRLPVAW
- a CDS encoding ferredoxin, which codes for MRIKADTEVCIGAGMCVFTAGDVFDQDEDEGTVVVLLPEPPPDRHAAVRRAVQVCPSGALSISENA